CATTTTGTGTGCTTGACTGCAAAAGGGGAGAGCACTATTCTTTGCCTGCTGGCCACATTGCCAGTCGGTTTTAGCAGACCGCATAATAACTCCCGCATCAGAGTCATTCCTTCTGAGGAATAGTCTTGTGTGGTAGCCACTCGTTCCTTTCCCGTAGCGGTAGGACGGGAGAGGGACACCTACGGGTGTGCTAGTTTGAGTTATTACTAGTCTGCTAACCCTTTCTCGTTCTGCCACCATAACTTTAATGACTTGGCAGAACTCCCAATAAAAAGGAGTTGGCTTTGCACATTCTTAATTTCTTGGCAGCCTTTGCTAAAGTCTATATCGACACAACTTAAACGTTAAAGCGGTTTGAACACCTAAGGGTTTTTCAGGCTTTAAATCGTCACGACTAAAACTTAGCAACAATAAAACTTGAGATGTGCCAAGCACAGTCTTTATAGGCTTTGCTGTGCTTTTTTTCTCCCAAAAAAGTATCTCACCTACAACAAGAACTTATTTTAAAACGGTAAAAATATGCCTCATTCAGAAATATCTGCCAAAAAATTACAGGTCATTTGTACTTCAATTCAGCTATTTACGATTTATGGATTTCACAATACAGGGGTAAACCTTCTGATCAAAAAATGCAAAATTCAGAAGGCGACTTTTTATAATTATTTTCAGTCCAAAGAGCGACTCATTGAAAGATGCATAGCCTTTCAAAAAAGTCGGCTAAAAGAAGAAGTGCTGGCAATTATTTATTCGCATCGTTACCCAAACTCACAGGATAAACTTAAAGAAATTTTTCTTTTACATGTCGATTTAAATAGCTTTTACCATCTTTTGTTTAAAGCCATTTTTGAAATAAAACTGCTTTACCCGAAAGCTTATCAAATGGCGATTGAATATAGAAAATGGTTGCTACGAGAGCTTTTTGATCTGATATTTAGTCTAGAAACCAGTTCATTAAAACCCGATGCCGACATCGTTTTATTTATGATTGATGGGGCAATGGTTCAGCTTTTAGACTCAAACAAAGCAGATGAAAGAGAGAAATTATTAGACTATTTTTACCAAAAAATCCCCTCACTTTCTCATTCTAAGTCATAGATCCTAAGTTTGAATAGAACGTGAGAATAGATCAAAAGTTTGGCTTATAGCATTCAGCTAGTCATTTCAATAAAAGCCCTCAAATGAGGGCCTACATATTGATTTTTCTAGCTTAGAGACTCTTTTAAAAAACCTTGTTGGCCAAATAGTTTTTCACGAAATTCGGCCTCTAATTGCTCGGTTTGCATGTGTAAGGGGTTAAAATTTTCATCTCTGACATCAAGCATATCTACAAATGCTTTCGATAAAATTCCCAACCGATTAACTCCTCCAAATCCTAAATAAACGCCGTCCTTTAATTGCTTTAAGCTAAATCTAATATCTTTTCTTTTTAAAATTTTTATCCAATATTCAAACATAATAGGCATGATAAGTTTTGTGACTCTAGCTAAAGCGAGTTTTCTATTTTTGCTCGAGTTGCCACCGATCGCATTTAACACATCAAATGCGACCGACTTATGTTCAAGCTCTTCGAGTGCATGCCACTCCCAAAGATTTCTGCTCTCTTGTGTAGTTTTTCTTTTAATTAACTGATCTGTGAGCAATAGACGAGCGAGGGTAGCCGTGTAGTGTTCCATGACTACGGTCGCCGCGACTTGTTCGACCGTTGAAAGTTTACGTAACTTATCCAAACGTGCTTTGGTTTTGGCCTCAATCTCGATTACTTCAGGGTAGTTAGAATGTATGAGGTGATTGTTCAGGGTTTTATGTTCACGACTATGAAAGGCTTCTTGAGCAATAAAGGCTCTGATATCTTCTAAAAGTTTTTCATCTTTAATTTGGCTTCGAACATTTCTGATACTTTCAATAAAGAACATTTCACCCGGAGGAAACATGGCGGAAAGTACAACGAACAAAGAAGTAACAACAGGATTTTCTTCGTAATAAAAAGAGTAACTTTTATTCGTATCGTAAGAAAGTTCAACATTACGACGAACAATTTTTTGATTTGTAGCGAGAGCTGTATTCATTTTTTTAACTCATCTTTAAAAAATAATTGATCAAATTTTGATTTCAACTAGAATTTATCAATGAATTTATACGGAAAAAAGACGGATTTTTAGAAGGATAAAAGGTAATGGTAACTATAAGAAAACCAAAACAAAATAGAGCTAAAAATACATTTGAGTCTATAGTAAGTGCAGGATTTATCTCTGTTATGAAAAATGGCTTAGACCATACAACTGTGCTTAAAGTGTGTGAGATAGCAGGGGTAGGATCGGGAAGTTTTTATGAATATTTCAAAAATAAAGAAGCACTTTTCATTGAGATGCAGCAGCATTTTATTATGGAAATATCGAAAGTCATTTATGACGTAATTCCTGAAATTTTAGATTTAGAGATCCCTGAAGCAATCAGAACAATTTTTTTAAAAATCGGTGAATTTTTGGCAAAAGATAATAATAAATATTTTTATTGGCTTAGTGTTTCTTCTAAATATAGTACTGAAGCAAGCCATGTAAAAGCTGTAAAAGCGATCAATGTCTTAGCCATTGAATATGCCATGAAACATCCTGAAGTATTAAAAATCAAAAACTTGAAAATGATGGTTTATATTTTGATTCATTCAAGTATTGCTTTAACGATGAACTTTTTTACTTCACAAAATATGGGTTTTACTTTTGAAGAATTAGTTGACTGCTTAATTAACCTTACAATGTCATACATAGAGAATGATAGAAATAAGGTGGTTTAACTTAACCTTTATGATGACTGCGCCAATGGAGCCTTCAGCTTTAGAAGAACTTAAAGAAAAATGTATTAAATCTAAAACCCATTAAACTTAGTTTGCTTAGTTGAATTAAGAAAAGTAGCTATAAAGTTGCGTAATAGAGGCTTATTCGGCTGCTTTTACTTACATTTTTAGATGAGGTAGAATTTTTGGCCTTTTCTTTGTACTCAAGTGATAAGAGCGTGTCTATTTCAAATTGCTTAAAACTAACTTTTCTCATAACTGCAATTCATCTTACCGCTTGTGCATCGTTATCATTGGAGTCTAAATATCCAAGCTACGAGCAGAAATTTACTAGTAACGTATTACACGAAGACAATATTATTGGTATAGGGGAAACAAAATCTAAAAATGAAAAATCGTCCCGTGCTCTACTCATCGGCGAAAAATTTAATTATCTACTTACCGAAGGTGGTTCTGATTTATTAAATATTACGCAAAAGTTACCTAACCAAGAGCGTATTTTGCTTAATAAATTACCGCTTGAATTAGACGTTTATAATAACAATATCTTTTA
This genomic stretch from Acinetobacter pittii harbors:
- a CDS encoding TetR/AcrR family transcriptional regulator yields the protein MVTIRKPKQNRAKNTFESIVSAGFISVMKNGLDHTTVLKVCEIAGVGSGSFYEYFKNKEALFIEMQQHFIMEISKVIYDVIPEILDLEIPEAIRTIFLKIGEFLAKDNNKYFYWLSVSSKYSTEASHVKAVKAINVLAIEYAMKHPEVLKIKNLKMMVYILIHSSIALTMNFFTSQNMGFTFEELVDCLINLTMSYIENDRNKVV
- a CDS encoding metal-dependent hydrolase — protein: MNTALATNQKIVRRNVELSYDTNKSYSFYYEENPVVTSLFVVLSAMFPPGEMFFIESIRNVRSQIKDEKLLEDIRAFIAQEAFHSREHKTLNNHLIHSNYPEVIEIEAKTKARLDKLRKLSTVEQVAATVVMEHYTATLARLLLTDQLIKRKTTQESRNLWEWHALEELEHKSVAFDVLNAIGGNSSKNRKLALARVTKLIMPIMFEYWIKILKRKDIRFSLKQLKDGVYLGFGGVNRLGILSKAFVDMLDVRDENFNPLHMQTEQLEAEFREKLFGQQGFLKESLS
- a CDS encoding TetR/AcrR family transcriptional regulator, translated to MPHSEISAKKLQVICTSIQLFTIYGFHNTGVNLLIKKCKIQKATFYNYFQSKERLIERCIAFQKSRLKEEVLAIIYSHRYPNSQDKLKEIFLLHVDLNSFYHLLFKAIFEIKLLYPKAYQMAIEYRKWLLRELFDLIFSLETSSLKPDADIVLFMIDGAMVQLLDSNKADEREKLLDYFYQKIPSLSHSKS